A genomic segment from Melanotaenia boesemani isolate fMelBoe1 chromosome 9, fMelBoe1.pri, whole genome shotgun sequence encodes:
- the LOC121645886 gene encoding uncharacterized protein LOC121645886: protein MHRNSEIIWQGLVAPAVLIKGGLMEHSCGGRSRPDSAQGLLKPVQPHLKLRKGKDKQQSRDIPPTPSMAALRCTGRALLARPAEGSDESRVQDEPTGHRRKLLRAIPLPVDQVLQTVPPATDAQDAANSINRMPIHQPGGWRGTGRRAQRAGRHRLKQGHVESGMYTEGGREFEADRGGTDNHVRAHRLGGQFLGGGFQGNVFGRQPNLLSRCVMQGRDAASIGQTAIVFSCAPQSHMSPNPHTTDLLEMMLNRGDLKLPLLLRKQGRLITQGSLERGAAGGRGVVSVLNPSQMPAPGGGTVRSHTMESGLQLLI, encoded by the coding sequence ATGCACAGGAACAGTGAGATAATCTGGCAAGGTTTGGTTGCTCCTGCAGTCCTCATAAAGGGAGGGTTGATGGAACACAGCTGCGGAGGCAGGAGCAGACCGGACTCCGCCCAAGGCTTACTGAAACCAGTACAGCCCCACCTAAAGCTCAGGAAAGGGAAGGACAAGCAGCAGAGCCGTGacatcccccccaccccctcaaTGGCAGCCCTCCGGTGCACCGGAAGAGCCCTCCTCGCTAGACCGGCGGAAGGCAGCGATGAGAGCAGGGTCCAAGATGAACCGACAGGGCACCGAAGAAAGCTCCTCAGGGCCATACCCCTCCCAGTCGACCAGGTACTGCAAACCGTGCCCCCGGCGACGGACGCCCAGGATGCGGCGAACAGTATAAACAGGATGCCCATCCACCAACCGGGTGGGTGGAGGGGGACCGGCCGGAGGGCACAAAGGGCTGGAAGACACAGGCTTAAACAGGGACACGTGGAAAGTGGGATGTATACGGAGGGAGGCCGGGAGTTTGAGGCGGACCGAGGTGGGACTGACAACCACGTAAGGGCCCACAGACTTGGGGGCCAGTTTCTTGGAGGTGGATTTCAGGGGAATGTCTTTGGCCGCCAACCAAACCTGCTGTCCAGGTGCGTAATGCAGGGCAGGGATGCGGCGTCGATCGGCCAGACGGCGATTGTGTTCAGTTGTGCGCCGCAGAGCCACATGAGTCCCAACCCACACACGACGGACCTGCTGGAGATGATGCTGAACCGAGGGGACCTCAagctccctctcctcctcaggAAACAGGGGAGGCTGATAACCCAGGGAAGCCTTGAACGGGGAGCGGCCGGTGGCAGAGGAGTTGTAAGCGTACTCAATCCAAGCCAGATGCCGGCTCCAGGTGGAGGGACTGTCAGAAGCCACACAATGGAGAGCGGCCTCCAGCTCCTGATTTAG
- the LOC121645883 gene encoding cytochrome P450 2G1-like isoform X1 gives MEFSTTVILAGLIFALLWLFTVKSSKKDRLPPGPFAFPLIGNLPQINKKRPFESFLKFSETHGPVMTLYLGWQRVVVLVGYDAVKEALVDQADEFVGRGPVPFMQKATKGYGIVISNGERWQQLRRFTLTTLRDFGMGRKGMEEWIQEESQHLRARIRSFKGEAFDPTFLLSRTVSNVICCLVFGQRFTYEDKQFLNLLSIINTILKFLSSPWGVLYNIFPWLMEHLPGYQHTVFGNVKEVRRFIKMKIQEHKATLDPSSPRDFIDCFLIRSDQEEDNPKTEFHNENLISTAVNLFLAGTETTSSTIRYALNVLIKYPDIQEKMQQEIDTVIGRDRCPKMEDRKSLPFTDAVIHEVQRFLDIVPFSLPHCALKDISFRGYTIPKDTLIIPFLHSVLKEEKHWTTPGSFNPQNFLDQNGNFKKNPSFLPFSAGKRACVGESLARMELFLFIVSLLQGFTFSCPGGPDSINLVSEYSSFANVPRMYEIIATPR, from the exons ATGGAGTTTTCTACCACAGTGATCTTAGCTGGGCTGATCTTTGCTCTGCTGTGGTTGTTTACTGTTAAAAGCAGTAAGAAGGATCGTTTACCTCCGGGACCTTTTGCTTTTCCCCTCATAGGAAACCTGCCgcaaataaacaagaaaagacCATTTGAAAGCTTTCTTAAG TTCAGTGAAACCCATGGACCTGTGATGACATTATACCTGGGTTGGCAGCGGGTGGTTGTCCTGGTGGGGTACGATGCAGTGAAAGAAGCCTTGGTGGACCAGGCAGATGAGTTCGTAGGCAGAGGACCAGTTCCTTTTATGCAGAAAGCTACGAAGGGATATG GTATAGTGATCAGTAATGGGGAACGCTGGCAGCAGCTGCGCCGTTTCACTCTGACAACCCTACGAGATTTTGGGATGGGACGTAAAGGAATGGAGGAGTGGATCCAAGAAGAGAGCCAACACTTGAGGGCTCGGATACGTTCATTCAAAG GTGAAGCGTTCGACCCCACTTTCTTGTTGAGCCGCACCGTGTCTAATGTGATCTGCTGTTTGGTGTTTGGCCAGCGGTTCACTTATGAAGACAAACAATTTTTGAACCTTCTTAGCAtcataaatacaattttaaagtTCCTCAGCAGCCCATGGGGTGTG CTGTACAACATCTTCCCCTGGCTCATGGAACATCTTCCTGGCTACCAGCACACTGTTTTTGGCAATGTCAAGGAGGTCAGACGCTTTATCAAGATGAAGATCCAAGAGCACAAAGCAACTCTGGACCCCAGCTCCCCAAGAGACTTTATTGACTGCTTCCTCATCCGATCtgatcag GAAGAAGACAATCCAAAAACCGAATTCCACAATGAAAACTTGATTTCAACAGCAGTGAATCTGTTCCTGGCTGGAACAGAAACCACCAGCTCGACTATCAGATATGCTCTCAATGTGCTGATCAAATACCCAGACATACAAG AGAAAATGCAACAGGAGATCGACACTGTAATTGGACGGGATCGATGTCCCAAGATGGAGGACCGGAAGTCCCTCCCTTTTACAGATGCTGTCATCCATGAGGTGCAACGTTTTCTGGACATTGTCCCCTTCAGTCTCCCTCACTGTGCACTGAAGGACATCTCCTTCAGGGGTTATACAATCCCCAAG GACACTCTGATTATACCTTTCTTGCACTCTGTGCTGAAAGAGGAAAAGCATTGGACGACTCCCGGGTCCTTTAACCCCCAGAACTTCCTTGATCAGAATGGGAACTTTAAGAAAAATCCTTCATTCCTGCCATTTTCTGCAG GGAAAAGAGCCTGTGTTGGTGAGTCTCTGGCTCGCATGgagctcttcctcttcatcgtATCTCTCCTGCAGGGTTTCACCTTTTCCTGCCCTGGTGGACCTGACAGCATCAACCTCGTTTCAGAGTACAGCAGCTTTGCCAATGTGCCTCGTATGTATGAAATCATTGCCACCCCACGGTGA
- the LOC121645883 gene encoding cytochrome P450 2G1-like isoform X2 — MTLYLGWQRVVVLVGYDAVKEALVDQADEFVGRGPVPFMQKATKGYGIVISNGERWQQLRRFTLTTLRDFGMGRKGMEEWIQEESQHLRARIRSFKGEAFDPTFLLSRTVSNVICCLVFGQRFTYEDKQFLNLLSIINTILKFLSSPWGVLYNIFPWLMEHLPGYQHTVFGNVKEVRRFIKMKIQEHKATLDPSSPRDFIDCFLIRSDQEEDNPKTEFHNENLISTAVNLFLAGTETTSSTIRYALNVLIKYPDIQEKMQQEIDTVIGRDRCPKMEDRKSLPFTDAVIHEVQRFLDIVPFSLPHCALKDISFRGYTIPKDTLIIPFLHSVLKEEKHWTTPGSFNPQNFLDQNGNFKKNPSFLPFSAGKRACVGESLARMELFLFIVSLLQGFTFSCPGGPDSINLVSEYSSFANVPRMYEIIATPR; from the exons ATGACATTATACCTGGGTTGGCAGCGGGTGGTTGTCCTGGTGGGGTACGATGCAGTGAAAGAAGCCTTGGTGGACCAGGCAGATGAGTTCGTAGGCAGAGGACCAGTTCCTTTTATGCAGAAAGCTACGAAGGGATATG GTATAGTGATCAGTAATGGGGAACGCTGGCAGCAGCTGCGCCGTTTCACTCTGACAACCCTACGAGATTTTGGGATGGGACGTAAAGGAATGGAGGAGTGGATCCAAGAAGAGAGCCAACACTTGAGGGCTCGGATACGTTCATTCAAAG GTGAAGCGTTCGACCCCACTTTCTTGTTGAGCCGCACCGTGTCTAATGTGATCTGCTGTTTGGTGTTTGGCCAGCGGTTCACTTATGAAGACAAACAATTTTTGAACCTTCTTAGCAtcataaatacaattttaaagtTCCTCAGCAGCCCATGGGGTGTG CTGTACAACATCTTCCCCTGGCTCATGGAACATCTTCCTGGCTACCAGCACACTGTTTTTGGCAATGTCAAGGAGGTCAGACGCTTTATCAAGATGAAGATCCAAGAGCACAAAGCAACTCTGGACCCCAGCTCCCCAAGAGACTTTATTGACTGCTTCCTCATCCGATCtgatcag GAAGAAGACAATCCAAAAACCGAATTCCACAATGAAAACTTGATTTCAACAGCAGTGAATCTGTTCCTGGCTGGAACAGAAACCACCAGCTCGACTATCAGATATGCTCTCAATGTGCTGATCAAATACCCAGACATACAAG AGAAAATGCAACAGGAGATCGACACTGTAATTGGACGGGATCGATGTCCCAAGATGGAGGACCGGAAGTCCCTCCCTTTTACAGATGCTGTCATCCATGAGGTGCAACGTTTTCTGGACATTGTCCCCTTCAGTCTCCCTCACTGTGCACTGAAGGACATCTCCTTCAGGGGTTATACAATCCCCAAG GACACTCTGATTATACCTTTCTTGCACTCTGTGCTGAAAGAGGAAAAGCATTGGACGACTCCCGGGTCCTTTAACCCCCAGAACTTCCTTGATCAGAATGGGAACTTTAAGAAAAATCCTTCATTCCTGCCATTTTCTGCAG GGAAAAGAGCCTGTGTTGGTGAGTCTCTGGCTCGCATGgagctcttcctcttcatcgtATCTCTCCTGCAGGGTTTCACCTTTTCCTGCCCTGGTGGACCTGACAGCATCAACCTCGTTTCAGAGTACAGCAGCTTTGCCAATGTGCCTCGTATGTATGAAATCATTGCCACCCCACGGTGA